CAGCAGCCCTCAGCCTATCCCTCCAGAGAAGAAGTTAGTATgctcagaagaaaaaaaaaagctataagCTATAAGCACTGAGTGTTAAGTCAGTTTTCTTTGAATTGAAGTGAGGAGTTGTGTAAGGAAATGGTGGATGGCCTGAGGATCACCTTTGACTTCACATTACCCATGATCCTTCTGTACCCGTGTGAGCAAGCTCAGTTCAAGAAGGTCAGCTCTTCTCGGCTTTTCTTGGCCATCAGTGAAGAATCCCCCTGCCCCAGCAAGTAAGTGGAAATGACTCAGGGTCTGTATACAGGGCTGCAGGATCGTCGTCATGTGAGGCATTTTGTCTGTCCTTTAAGTGCCCAGCGCGAACGCAGTCCGAGCCCGGTGGGCCACAACCCTCCCACGCCTCAATCAACCGACAGCCAACCCGCCCTGAGTGACATTTCCGCTACGACGCCCACCGCCCCCACCCCAAAGCGCCGCCGCCACCCCGACATGGACTGTATCTCATACCAGTCCCAGTCTCTGAGGCGCTCCACCAGGAACACACCCGGCGGGGAGCGCCCAGCTGAAGGGAGCAGCTGCGGTAGGAGCTTTTAGTGGAGGCTTTGTAGTGTTGATACTTGTGCATTTTTCTCAAAGTTAGCGCTTTTTGACAGGTGGAGGCAGTGCCACGGCGTCGCCACAGCTCAAACGCCGCTTGATCGACACCTCATCCCAGTCAAAGTTCATCCTCAACCTCGACAGAAGTCAgggtctttttttaaaatagtttttaacaAGATTTCTTTTACAAGTTTATGAAACCAGCAGCATTTTAAAACTGAATTGATTTGATTGTGTTGAACATAACATGTTTGGCCCAGTAGGTGGCGCAAGAACACTTTTGTTGCCATATTTCTCATCTCCCACTGCTGCTTATTAACTTTGTTGTCCCTGTAGAGGGTGGTGTCAGTTAAATTAAGTTTTGCTTTTGTTCGTGTCACTTGTTCTGTTTTGAGATGACCTCCAAAGGAATCTCTTATCCTCTTTGCACAGAAACTCCAGTGCACAGTGGCTCATCCTCCCCATTGCCCTTGACTCCAAGTAAAGAGAGAAGCGGACCTTTTCACGGCCTTGAGAGCCGGCGAAACAACGAGCTCAATGAGGTGACAAACCAGTGTGATGGTTTTAGAATGGATGGAATAGAACTTTTTTGTCAGTGCGCACATTGTAcattgaaatgaaaatgtatcCGCGTGAAGAGACACAATGTGTCGTGTAAAGGCTGACTTATGCTCCTGTGCATGGCTGACACTGGATGTGCGCTTCCAAAAAATTCTAACCTCACGTCAACGTCACCCGGGCCGCAGAGCTGTGATTGGACTGCTTTTTGtacatcatttttgttttttccctctCGTGGAAGTGCCATAAAGTCTGTCGCGACAAAAGAAACGGAGCATGTTGAAGGACCGTCTCAGCGAAAACTGTGTAAATATGAACGCCTATATAATACAGGAGCGTCCTGATAAGTTCTTTTGAAGTTTTATTGCCAAGCTTAACGTCAACAgtagtgctcagttccaacacagCTCACACACTCCCTCGTCTCCCAACATTCAACATTCAcggcgaggtgcattcatgaacatcaGAATTCACAATCATCAATGTTAGAACAGCAACAGGTGGTAACAATACATTAGTTTTATGTGAATGTTGTCTGTCTCAATTGTTTACTGCTTCACCAGAAGCTAGCTAGTGAAAGagagcagagacttgtggttaCTCGCTCTCAGGAAAACGCTGCCACTAGGGTTTTAGTGGAGAATTGCATGGTGAAATATAAACGAGTCAAGATGCCATAGTGACGTCCCtctagcatccatccattttcttccgcgtatccgggtctgggttgcaggggcagcagtctcagtagggaagtccaaacttcatggtccccggccacctcttccagttccaccaggaggaccccaaggcgttcccaggccagctgtgagacataatccctccagcgtgtcatAGTCTggcccggggccttctcccggccaGGCATGCTCAGAACACCTCAACAGGGAGGCGGCCGGGAGgaatccggactagatgcccgagccacctcaactggctcctctcgatgtgaaggagcagcggctctcctTTTGAGCCCTTCCCGGGTGCCcctcaccttatctcttagggtgagtccagccaccctacggaggggactcatttcagccgcttgtatccgcggtctcgttctttcagtcgcgacccaaagctcatgaccataggtgagggtgggaacgtagatagaccagtaaattgagctttgccttccggctcagctctctcttcaccacgacggtccggtacagcgaccgcattattGCAGAAGCTGCGTTGTGATgctgtgaacaagaccccaagatgcCTGCGGGGGTGCATTGTGTTGTGGGTGGCAGGGGGCTTGGCGACCTGGTTCTTCggcagccaaatctggttcCCTGTGGCATAAGTTAGCTTTTAAAGTAAGAACATGATATTTGGACTCTTTATTGACAACATTAGACTACCTTGTTGATGCAACAACTATTTGGTGTCACATGCTGCAAGACCCTTTCCTCCATCCCGTTTGTCAGGTCCTGAGTTGGAAGCTGACCCCTGATAACTATCCTTTGAATGACCagcctcctccaccttcctacCTGTATGGCGTGCAGCACCTTCTCCGGCTTTTTGGTTGGTTACTTCTTTTTTACATCATGAAGTGAATCCGTGCACTCATTCGATCCCAGATGCTTGACTGACATGTTTATCTCGTTCCCCTGCATCTTGTCTCATTTACTCATCCAGTGAAGCTTCCCGAGATCCTCGGAAAGATGCAGATCCCTGAAAGGAATCTCCGAGCTTTGGTCAAACATTTGGAGCTCTTTCTCAGGTGATAGATACTGCTATCAGGTGATGTAAACTGAATTACTGTACTGTTATTAGCTGACCCAAGGCAAGTGCTTCACAAGCCATAATGTAGGGAGGGAAAACATATTAAAAGGGAGCTCACATTATAAATGTGAGATGACCACTGGGACAAATGCATGCGAGAGCTTTTACAGTCATccactaaataataataaccataattAATATTTCTGAACACAAAATTTGAATTCATCCTaaatgtggtgtctttgaatgcagccCCTCATTGGTGAtgattgattgactgatttGAACATTTCCTTTCACTTCAGTTtacatcacatatcacaattcataattccacatgttcaaagGGAGTacgaagaagcagagcttcacggttcaagtgtgattcaaatgttctgtctgttaagcaaatagattttcagacgtgtgtggTATCTTGtagcttgatttacatttcTCTTGGCcggtggcacattgtagaaatcaaGTAAgcgaaaacagacaaaaaataaggaaaaatagagcaaaaggcataatAGCTTAATAACACAAATGTTTATCTTTAGCTatttcaatcccagacatttttcaaaagactattttcactgatctttcaaggcacacagaatagtgttctatggctatatcaaCATGGAGcttaccaaaagaaacattagacacctgtttttcatcaggaaaaaaagtttgtacctttttccgttcttgaGTAATCAGAAGTAGAACGTTGgtatgtttcaggaaaatatcagttgcctacaagaaaagggaggaaacaagctttttgtgaagatacatttcaagcatgactttcactttgacaaatattttttgcttttgtgacagctcgaatatctaaacaactcaacattttttttaaaacatccaaataatttatttacaaatataacgccatgaacaatttacagttttcatattTGGATCTGAACTATATGAGTTggaaccgtgtgtgtgtgtttgtgtgtgttatttagaaagttataaataggttttctatgctctaacatcaaaaatatttgaaatcaATTATggttgggtttggaaccaattaactgcgatgaatgagggatgactgtacatataCGTAAATGTTGATGAGTACTCAGCCCTCCCGAAGAAATTTTGAGGGGTTAAGTGCAGTCATTCATGACATTTTTTCagggttggcaggtctgttgtACTGAATTATTGCTTCTCACAAGTTTGAACTAGCAAAATTCACACTACACGACAATGACAGGTTGCCCtcctttcattttgtttatgaAACAACCGGGGACTCCAGATGCAAAAAGCAGCAAATTTGAGAATCATCAGGAAATAATcagtaaagcaaaaaaaaaaaaaaagctttgaaacatgacaaaaatgtcaagGAGGAATAAGTAAATGAGAGCATGAGTGGTTGGTAGGGAGGGAGAGCTACAGCATGTGTTAGCGGGAGGGAGATGAGTGGGTGTTACACAAGcgcgggagtctaatctttaaATCCTCCCGAGCGATCTTCAGTTGAGCCGCTCCCAAACCTAAGGGATTTGGTCCTCGGTCTCTAATCAAACTCATGCAGTACTGTTTTCGGCCACCACGTTGTGCTGTGGAGCACTACCGAAACCCACCAGGAATGGTGTCAAAAGATGGCACTGGTCCCCAATTGAACAATAAAGATGTTATATTAGAATGAATCAGACCGTTAAACGATGGCTGGTCTCAAAATAGCCAAAGCTTAAGCTGGCAGTAATATGCAACATGAAAGGATTACACCTCAAGCATGTAGCTCCTCATTTACAGGATGGGAGGACTCAAATGTAGCATTGTCATTATGAGATTGTCACAGTCGTCACATGAGACACTGTTTCTGACTGGGTTGCATCGCATTAGTGGTTCCACTTGGTAAGACTCCTCACTCACTGTCAAAAGATTGGGAGTTTTCAGAGTAAGTAAAGGCAGGACAAATTTCTGTTAaatcaaatgtttgtttttttttgtttgggggTTCCCGTTTCTTAAATAGGGGTGAGGTCGCATCTGCATTTGTCATCCTACCCTCATCGTTTGCTTGACTTGTCGTCGTCAAAGCGTTCTTCAGTTTCTTTCTGATAAGTATAATTTGTTTGCATTGAGATTAGGAGGAACGGTGGAGTTAAGATGAGATGGCAAGATTTAGAGGATTTGGCCGAGTAGCAGATACTAAGAAGATTCCAGATTAGTTTTCCCCGCAACTGATTAGATGGGAGGGAGgagggttggggaaagggtggGTTCATGCCGACTGGTAGTCGGTCATGTTCTGTCTTTCTTTGATGCATTGTGTGTTACGCTGCTGCCAGTTGTATGGACGGAAATGAGGAGGCTTTGTCTTTTGACATGTATACCTCCCAGATGGAGGGCATTGGGTCTGGGAATTCTGTGGAATGAGACATGTCGAGGAAAAAGGTTACCAAAGTTATTAGACTGCTGCTTATGAGATATTTCCATGTCCCTGCTGAATGTCAGCTGACAACAGGTCATGTTCAATATCTACAAATACCTCACTCCCTATTCTTCTCTTACCCCTTTCTGTCATGTAGGTTTCTGGCTGAGTTCCACGAGGATTTCTTTCCCGAGTCTGCTTACGTGTCCGCATCTGAGGCTCACTATAACATGAAGCAACCAAGGCCTACTTACTGAAGATGGTGAATGCTCTTTGCCCATCTTTTTCTTGTCTTCACACCAACACACTGTACCTTCTAAGCATGACTTTGGTTGTTGTACTTGTAGGAATAAAgagtattcaagattcaagagagttttattgtcatgtgcatagtacaacagcagttataccatgcaatgaaaatcttattctgttcattctcccaagaaaagaaagaaaacaaatgaaagaataagaacataagaaacataaacatatataccaataaattaagcaacaacaacagacgagacattaatacaagtaaataatacaaataaataaataaataaagtgctatgagtgtgtgcgtgtgttgcgtgcggcgtgtgcgagtgcttcgttgaggagcctgatggcctgtgggtaaaagctgtttgccagccttgtggtcctggacttcaaattcctgtagcgtctgcctgacggtaggagtgtgaatagtgagtgttgtggatgtgtgctgtccttgatgaggttgtgtgttctgcgtaggactctagatttataaatgtcttgcagtgaggggagggctgccccaacaatgttctgtgaggtcttgatcacccgctggagtgccttcctatcacgtgttgtacagttaccgtaccaaacagtgatggaggcggtaaggacactttcgatagtgcatctgtagaagcaactcaggattgtggtggacatgccaaatttcctcagtcttctcaggaagtacagtctcctttgggacttcttcataatttgttgggtgttgtgagaccaggtgaggtcctcgctgatgtgtgtgccaaggaacttgaaggttttcaccctctccacctcagtctcatcaataaacaggggtctatgcggctccttttcccttgttcttgggtcgatgatcatctctttagtcttatctgtattgagaaggagattgttatcacgacaccaagctatgaggtccgccacctctcttctgtatgatgtttcaataccaccagtgatcagtccgatgactgtagtgtcatctgcaaatttaatgatgctggtgttgttctgggaggccacgcaatcgtaggtgaagagcgtgtagaggagtggactcagcacacacccctgtggggtcccagtgctcacaattcttgagctggatgtgcggttgtggactctgactgactggggcctgcctgtgagaaagttaaacacccagttacagagggagggagacaggccaagtgtgaggagcttatctgtgagtttgtgggggctgactgtattgaatgcagagctatagtctataaatagcattctgacatatgtgtcctggccttgtaggtgagaaagggctgtgtggatggcagtgttgactgcatcatctgtggaccggttctggcgatatgcaaactgtagagggtccacggttgccgccgggatgctctttttgatgtgtaTCTACCTTCCTTGTAATTTAAATTGCCTTTGTTGAGCTTGCTGCTCAACTGTGTGCTGTATTTGCCAGGTTTATCATGCAGTGATCCTCTGAAGTTCTTCAGCTTGTCAGCAAAATATTGGTGCATGTGGCTATTACACCTTCAGGAAGTGAAAATATAAGCAAGATTATAGAGGTTGCTACCCTATGCATATGTAACAGCTTCCACTAAATTATTTTTATCTGGGGGAATTTATGTTTGAGAAAAGCATGAGGTGAGAGGCCTGGGTTACTGTGTGTTTGTCCATAGCCATTAGTGTTTCAAGTTGTTCCACACCAAACCCATCCAGATGGacattgctttgtgcactggggcaaagaaagaaagaaagaaaaacacaagaaagaataagaacataagaaacaaacatatataccaataaattaagcaacaacaacagaagagacattaatacaaataaatatacaaataaataaataaagcgctatgagtgtgtgttgcgtgcggcgtgtgtgagtgcttcgttgagaagcctgatggcctgtaggtaaaagctgtttgccagccttgtggtcctggacttcaaactcctgtagcgtctgcctgacggtaggagtgtgaataatgagtgttgtggatgtgtgctgtccttgatgaggttggactctagttttataaatgtcttgcagtgaggggagggctgccccaacaatgttctgtgaggtcttgatcacccgctggagtgccttcctatcacgtgttgtacagttaccgtaccaaacagtgatggaggcggtaaacATATTGTTCCTGCTGTTGTCGTCCTCGTCCTACTGcttgaactgaagattcatttagccggttagcaagcagctcccatagttagctagtttgctagtgacttattgaccacaacaggaaacggcacgaaggaggttggctgtagactattgtcaatcaatcaggacacagaacacaatgttgTGGCTCGATAGTTAGCCgactattgtctactgtggttTCCTAATACGCCCGTCCTTGTGCCTATGCCTTTTGTTTGTACTTCTAACGTTAGTTTTACCTTTTAGGTGTGCCGTAAAACAATTGCTTTGGTTACTTTGGGTACCACCGTCATCATTCC
Above is a genomic segment from Dunckerocampus dactyliophorus isolate RoL2022-P2 chromosome 1, RoL_Ddac_1.1, whole genome shotgun sequence containing:
- the LOC129192092 gene encoding male-specific lethal 3 homolog isoform X2 codes for the protein MNSRGITFKFHKGERVLCFEPDPSKAKVLYDAKVLDVLIGKDEHGRRIPKYLIHFNGWSRSWDRWAAEDHVLRDTKESRKLQRKLAREALGRMKKKGWAKRRRRHSGTKPSAKTLPKEDDSDDTCLISSSGSSEGEDSEAESSNSGDSTFSEDVNKMVEPDINVKRENEDKIVHVDIGIPDILKKKLEDDCFYINKRKKLVMVPCQMNVVHILESYVKHFAINKAFMANERYRRQQNTTQSSSPQPIPPEKNEELCKEMVDGLRITFDFTLPMILLYPCEQAQFKKVSSSRLFLAISEESPCPSNAQRERSPSPVGHNPPTPQSTDSQPALSDISATTPTAPTPKRRRHPDMDCISYQSQSLRRSTRNTPGGERPAEGSSCGGGSATASPQLKRRLIDTSSQSKFILNLDRKTPVHSGSSSPLPLTPSKERSGPFHGLESRRNNELNEVLSWKLTPDNYPLNDQPPPPSYLYGVQHLLRLFVKLPEILGKMQIPERNLRALVKHLELFLRFLAEFHEDFFPESAYVSASEAHYNMKQPRPTY
- the LOC129192092 gene encoding male-specific lethal 3 homolog isoform X1, whose amino-acid sequence is MNSRGITFKFHKGERVLCFEPDPSKAKVLYDAKVLDVLIGKDEHGRRIPKYLIHFNGWSRSWDRWAAEDHVLRDTKESRKLQRKLAREALGRMKKKGWAKRRRRHSGTKPSAKTLPKEDDSDDTCLISSSGSSEGEDSEAESSNSGDSTFSEDVNKMKVEPDINVKRENEDKIVHVDIGIPDILKKKLEDDCFYINKRKKLVMVPCQMNVVHILESYVKHFAINKAFMANERYRRQQNTTQSSSPQPIPPEKNEELCKEMVDGLRITFDFTLPMILLYPCEQAQFKKVSSSRLFLAISEESPCPSNAQRERSPSPVGHNPPTPQSTDSQPALSDISATTPTAPTPKRRRHPDMDCISYQSQSLRRSTRNTPGGERPAEGSSCGGGSATASPQLKRRLIDTSSQSKFILNLDRKTPVHSGSSSPLPLTPSKERSGPFHGLESRRNNELNEVLSWKLTPDNYPLNDQPPPPSYLYGVQHLLRLFVKLPEILGKMQIPERNLRALVKHLELFLRFLAEFHEDFFPESAYVSASEAHYNMKQPRPTY
- the LOC129192092 gene encoding male-specific lethal 3 homolog isoform X3; translation: MVHGQLAKVLDVLIGKDEHGRRIPKYLIHFNGWSRSWDRWAAEDHVLRDTKESRKLQRKLAREALGRMKKKGWAKRRRRHSGTKPSAKTLPKEDDSDDTCLISSSGSSEGEDSEAESSNSGDSTFSEDVNKMKVEPDINVKRENEDKIVHVDIGIPDILKKKLEDDCFYINKRKKLVMVPCQMNVVHILESYVKHFAINKAFMANERYRRQQNTTQSSSPQPIPPEKNEELCKEMVDGLRITFDFTLPMILLYPCEQAQFKKVSSSRLFLAISEESPCPSNAQRERSPSPVGHNPPTPQSTDSQPALSDISATTPTAPTPKRRRHPDMDCISYQSQSLRRSTRNTPGGERPAEGSSCGGGSATASPQLKRRLIDTSSQSKFILNLDRKTPVHSGSSSPLPLTPSKERSGPFHGLESRRNNELNEVLSWKLTPDNYPLNDQPPPPSYLYGVQHLLRLFVKLPEILGKMQIPERNLRALVKHLELFLRFLAEFHEDFFPESAYVSASEAHYNMKQPRPTY
- the LOC129192092 gene encoding male-specific lethal 3 homolog isoform X4 — its product is MKKKGWAKRRRRHSGTKPSAKTLPKEDDSDDTCLISSSGSSEGEDSEAESSNSGDSTFSEDVNKMKVEPDINVKRENEDKIVHVDIGIPDILKKKLEDDCFYINKRKKLVMVPCQMNVVHILESYVKHFAINKAFMANERYRRQQNTTQSSSPQPIPPEKNEELCKEMVDGLRITFDFTLPMILLYPCEQAQFKKVSSSRLFLAISEESPCPSNAQRERSPSPVGHNPPTPQSTDSQPALSDISATTPTAPTPKRRRHPDMDCISYQSQSLRRSTRNTPGGERPAEGSSCGGGSATASPQLKRRLIDTSSQSKFILNLDRKTPVHSGSSSPLPLTPSKERSGPFHGLESRRNNELNEVLSWKLTPDNYPLNDQPPPPSYLYGVQHLLRLFVKLPEILGKMQIPERNLRALVKHLELFLRFLAEFHEDFFPESAYVSASEAHYNMKQPRPTY